A genomic stretch from Mycobacterium malmoense includes:
- a CDS encoding DUF732 domain-containing protein produces the protein MKFLLTLASLAAAIGVAVPAHADSNDDAFLASLQAAGITYPDPGRVIAAGRWVCQVVGQGTQMVDAVKTIQAHNPGLTGDNAARFTAIAASVYCPKALSVTSAKGDGPP, from the coding sequence GTGAAATTCCTCCTGACGCTGGCAAGCCTTGCCGCCGCGATCGGCGTGGCCGTGCCCGCCCACGCCGACAGCAACGACGACGCGTTCCTCGCCTCGCTGCAAGCCGCCGGCATCACCTATCCCGACCCGGGGCGGGTGATTGCGGCCGGCAGATGGGTGTGCCAAGTGGTCGGTCAGGGCACCCAGATGGTGGATGCCGTCAAGACGATCCAGGCGCACAACCCTGGGCTCACCGGCGACAACGCCGCCAGGTTCACGGCAATAGCGGCCAGCGTGTACTGCCCCAAGGCGCTGTCGGTCACGAGCGCGAAGGGCGACGGTCCCCCGTAG
- a CDS encoding alpha/beta fold hydrolase, with amino-acid sequence MRTGLAACAALAGATGLLGWGAARATVARIQRNPDPFPRQRLITEPQGEQVPITRPDGTVLHALTAGQGPPVILVHGYTASIAEWNVVWDGLQARGFRVIAFDQRGHGRSTLGSDGIGSEPMAADLAAVLRHFDVHDGVLVGHSMGGFVTIRAVLDHPDLARRLRGLVLFATWAGRVLDGAPQNRLQIPLLEHGILQRLIRNETVAVLFGAAQCGARPSPAMISVFVELFNRHLDEHGPLLPIVRAFSHEDRYPRLGEIAIPTVVMVGSADRTTPPSHSRRLAEGIPGARLVTVPDAGHLLNWEAADELITVVESFPAQRDSGPT; translated from the coding sequence GTGAGAACAGGCCTGGCCGCGTGCGCCGCGCTGGCCGGCGCGACCGGCTTGTTGGGCTGGGGCGCCGCGCGGGCGACGGTCGCACGGATTCAGCGGAACCCGGATCCCTTTCCGCGCCAAAGGCTTATCACCGAACCGCAGGGTGAGCAGGTGCCGATCACCCGCCCCGACGGCACGGTGCTGCACGCGTTGACAGCAGGGCAGGGACCGCCGGTAATCCTCGTCCACGGCTACACCGCCAGCATCGCCGAGTGGAACGTGGTGTGGGACGGGCTGCAGGCGCGGGGCTTTCGCGTCATCGCCTTCGATCAGCGCGGCCACGGGCGGTCCACGCTCGGCTCCGACGGGATCGGGTCGGAGCCCATGGCGGCCGATCTCGCCGCGGTCCTGCGGCACTTCGACGTTCACGACGGCGTGCTCGTCGGACATTCGATGGGCGGGTTCGTCACCATCCGCGCGGTGCTCGACCACCCCGATCTGGCGCGGCGGCTGCGCGGGCTGGTGTTGTTCGCCACCTGGGCGGGCCGCGTCCTGGATGGGGCGCCGCAGAACCGATTGCAGATCCCACTGCTGGAACACGGCATCCTGCAACGGCTGATACGCAACGAGACCGTTGCGGTGCTGTTCGGTGCCGCGCAATGCGGTGCGCGCCCGTCGCCGGCGATGATCTCGGTGTTCGTCGAGTTGTTCAACCGGCACCTGGACGAACACGGGCCGCTGCTACCGATCGTGCGGGCCTTCTCGCACGAAGATCGATACCCGCGGCTGGGCGAGATCGCGATACCGACCGTGGTGATGGTCGGCTCCGCGGATCGCACGACGCCGCCAAGCCATTCGCGTCGCCTCGCCGAGGGCATACCCGGCGCGCGGCTCGTCACGGTGCCCGACGCGGGACACCTGCTGAACTGGGAAGCAGCCGACGAGCTGATCACTGTCGTCGAATCGTTTCCGGCGCAACGGGATTCGGGCCCCACCTAG
- a CDS encoding cation diffusion facilitator family transporter, with product MHLISGVRDPAASFPLDIATDDASERRQANRAIAVSAVGLALTGLVELAIALVSGSVALLGDALHNLSDVSTSVLVFVGFRASRKVPTERYPYGYERAEDLAGVGVALVIWGSALVAGFESVTKLLRHGGTGHLGWGIAAAAVGIAGNQLVARYKLAVGRRIRSATMVADAKHSWLDALSSAGAMLGLIGVALGWGWADAVAGIVVTGFVCHVGWEVTVDIAHRLLDGVDPEIIAAAETAATTIPGVMHAHARARWTGRTLRVEVEGFLDRDTSLTDADRIGRRVASALAPQIPDMHSFTWTARAASP from the coding sequence ATGCATCTGATTAGCGGAGTCCGTGACCCGGCCGCGAGTTTTCCTCTCGATATCGCCACCGACGACGCGAGCGAGCGTCGCCAGGCCAATCGTGCCATTGCCGTCAGCGCGGTCGGATTGGCGCTGACCGGGCTCGTCGAATTGGCGATCGCGCTGGTGTCGGGGTCGGTCGCGCTGCTCGGCGATGCGTTGCACAACCTGTCGGACGTCTCGACCAGCGTCCTGGTGTTCGTGGGGTTTCGGGCGTCCCGCAAAGTGCCCACCGAGCGGTATCCCTACGGCTACGAACGCGCCGAAGACCTCGCCGGCGTGGGCGTCGCCTTGGTGATTTGGGGCAGCGCCCTGGTCGCCGGTTTTGAAAGCGTCACCAAGCTGCTTCGTCATGGCGGCACCGGTCACCTGGGCTGGGGCATCGCCGCGGCGGCCGTGGGCATCGCGGGCAACCAGCTCGTGGCTCGCTACAAGCTGGCAGTCGGGCGGCGGATTCGCTCGGCAACCATGGTGGCCGACGCCAAGCATTCCTGGCTGGACGCGTTGTCCTCGGCCGGCGCGATGCTCGGGCTGATCGGCGTCGCACTCGGCTGGGGTTGGGCTGACGCGGTCGCGGGAATCGTGGTCACCGGATTCGTCTGCCACGTCGGCTGGGAGGTGACCGTCGACATCGCGCACCGCCTGCTCGACGGCGTCGACCCCGAAATCATCGCGGCGGCCGAAACCGCCGCCACCACGATCCCCGGCGTCATGCACGCGCACGCCCGAGCCCGGTGGACCGGGCGAACCCTGCGCGTCGAGGTGGAAGGCTTCCTCGACCGCGACACTTCGCTGACCGACGCCGACCGCATCGGCCGCCGCGTGGCCTCCGCGCTGGCTCCGCAGATTCCCGACATGCACAGCTTCACCTGGACCGCGCGGGCCGCATCCCCCTAG
- a CDS encoding glycosyltransferase, whose amino-acid sequence MKFVLAGYGSRGDVEPCAAVGRELLRRGHDVRMAVSPDMIGFVESAGLAAVAYGPDTREQMRAAAEVVRTAQNPIGALPEVLERLTRTWLAKSAALTSLAQDADLLLVGINEQELAANVAERWGIPLAALHFFPARVLSTGLLYASMTKEAAGAQRRALDLPEATEPSTQPLEIQAYDELCLPGPAAEWVDSHGRRPFVGALTLELPADADDEALSWIAVGTPPICFGLGSTPIAAPAELVAMIGAACAQLGERALVCSGPNDFAGVPRFDHVKVVDAVNHAAVLPACRAVVHHGGAGSTAAGMRAGVPTLILWLWLDQPVWATAVSQLKVGSGRQFSATTQESLVADLRAILTPDCVARAREVATEMTKSAESVARAADLVEGALDR is encoded by the coding sequence ATGAAATTCGTACTGGCCGGCTACGGAAGTCGGGGCGATGTCGAGCCCTGTGCCGCCGTCGGTCGGGAGCTGTTGCGTCGAGGTCACGACGTGCGCATGGCCGTCTCGCCCGACATGATCGGCTTCGTCGAGTCGGCGGGGCTTGCCGCGGTCGCCTATGGACCGGACACGCGGGAGCAGATGCGCGCGGCCGCGGAAGTCGTTCGCACCGCGCAGAACCCGATCGGCGCGTTGCCCGAGGTCCTGGAGCGTCTCACCCGGACCTGGTTGGCGAAAAGCGCGGCGTTGACGTCGCTGGCACAAGACGCCGACCTGCTCTTGGTCGGCATCAACGAGCAGGAGCTCGCCGCGAACGTCGCGGAGCGTTGGGGAATTCCGTTGGCCGCGCTGCATTTCTTCCCGGCGCGCGTTTTGTCGACCGGGTTGTTGTACGCGAGCATGACCAAGGAGGCTGCAGGCGCCCAGCGCCGCGCGCTCGACTTGCCGGAGGCAACCGAACCCTCGACCCAACCGCTGGAGATTCAGGCCTACGACGAGCTCTGCCTGCCCGGGCCGGCCGCCGAATGGGTGGACTCACACGGTCGCCGGCCCTTCGTCGGCGCGCTGACGCTCGAGTTGCCGGCGGATGCCGACGACGAGGCCTTGTCGTGGATTGCCGTGGGAACGCCGCCGATCTGCTTTGGCTTGGGCAGCACGCCGATCGCGGCTCCCGCCGAGCTGGTCGCCATGATCGGCGCGGCCTGCGCACAGTTGGGCGAGCGGGCGTTGGTTTGCAGCGGCCCCAATGACTTTGCCGGCGTCCCGCGTTTCGACCACGTGAAGGTTGTGGACGCGGTGAACCACGCGGCCGTCCTTCCGGCGTGCCGCGCGGTCGTCCACCATGGCGGCGCCGGCAGCACCGCCGCGGGCATGCGGGCCGGAGTCCCCACACTGATCCTCTGGCTCTGGCTCGATCAGCCCGTCTGGGCCACCGCAGTGAGCCAGCTGAAAGTCGGCTCCGGCCGGCAGTTTTCGGCCACCACCCAGGAATCGCTGGTCGCCGACCTGCGCGCCATCCTCACCCCGGACTGCGTCGCTCGTGCCCGCGAGGTCGCCACCGAGATGACCAAGTCCGCCGAAAGCGTTGCCAGGGCCGCCGATCTTGTGGAGGGCGCATTGGATCGGTGA
- a CDS encoding DNA-binding protein, translating to MDTMNKNPADYVIGPEATIEDADLDEREIYYKGERLTEARVAELGDIAAKEAEQTRAARAANLIPGGKSLSGGQKHSPVVQVRVSEATRDKLAAIAKARKMSVSKLSRQVLDEFVKQAAR from the coding sequence ATGGACACGATGAACAAGAACCCGGCCGACTACGTGATCGGACCCGAAGCCACCATCGAGGACGCCGACCTCGACGAACGCGAGATCTACTACAAGGGTGAACGGCTCACCGAGGCCCGCGTTGCGGAGCTGGGCGACATCGCCGCCAAGGAAGCCGAACAAACCCGCGCGGCCCGGGCCGCCAACCTCATCCCCGGCGGCAAGTCGCTGTCCGGCGGCCAGAAGCATTCACCGGTAGTCCAGGTCCGGGTCTCCGAAGCCACCCGGGACAAGCTCGCGGCGATCGCCAAGGCGCGCAAGATGAGCGTGTCGAAGCTCTCACGCCAAGTGCTCGACGAATTCGTCAAGCAAGCCGCGCGCTGA
- a CDS encoding enoyl-CoA hydratase/isomerase family protein, whose amino-acid sequence MLHRRRRRRERSPVAQTPHDTPRPPNGDWLGTPYLKFERQGSIAVCTIDRPEARNALTPAMYFGIRCAVGRLNEDPDLAGLLITGTGDVFAPGGDMGGGGAEDNWITFGAALGMDVTPFDAVRTSAKPVVSAVNGLCQGGGFQIALCSDLSVVSERATFRVPELFRGYADTYYSQMLLRLIGPVRTRDLMFTGRVLSAAEALDWGLVTRVVPHEDLLTTAKDLLAQCCRSAPRARGVIKSSIDNYLGLYDRIGMTSSLTDAEAREGFRAFKERRSPDWVHPELRAEGHL is encoded by the coding sequence ATGTTGCACCGACGGAGGCGCCGACGTGAGAGGAGTCCCGTGGCGCAGACACCGCACGACACGCCCCGCCCGCCCAACGGCGATTGGCTGGGCACCCCGTACCTCAAATTCGAGCGTCAGGGATCGATCGCGGTGTGCACGATCGACCGCCCGGAGGCGCGTAACGCCTTGACCCCGGCGATGTACTTCGGAATCCGTTGTGCCGTAGGACGTCTCAACGAGGACCCAGATTTAGCGGGGCTACTGATCACCGGAACCGGGGACGTGTTCGCACCCGGCGGCGACATGGGCGGTGGGGGCGCCGAGGACAACTGGATCACCTTCGGCGCCGCGCTGGGCATGGACGTCACACCGTTCGACGCGGTCCGCACGTCGGCCAAGCCGGTCGTCTCCGCGGTCAACGGGCTCTGCCAGGGCGGCGGCTTCCAGATCGCGTTGTGCAGCGATCTGTCGGTGGTCAGCGAGCGGGCGACCTTTCGCGTGCCGGAGCTGTTCCGCGGCTACGCCGACACCTATTACAGCCAGATGCTGCTGCGCCTCATCGGCCCGGTGCGCACCCGCGATCTGATGTTCACCGGACGGGTGCTGAGCGCCGCCGAAGCCCTCGACTGGGGCCTGGTCACCAGGGTGGTGCCGCACGAGGACCTGCTGACCACCGCGAAAGACCTACTGGCGCAATGCTGCCGGAGCGCACCGCGCGCCCGCGGTGTGATCAAGTCCAGCATCGACAACTACCTCGGCCTGTACGACCGCATCGGCATGACCAGCAGCCTGACCGATGCCGAGGCACGAGAAGGCTTCCGCGCGTTCAAGGAACGCCGCTCGCCCGATTGGGTGCACCCGGAACTGCGCGCGGAGGGACACCTGTGA
- a CDS encoding virulence factor Mce family protein codes for MLTPFIRRQLVAFGILTVISLLVLGVYYLQIPSLAGIGRYTLKAELPASGGLYPTANVTYRGITIGKVTDVEPTEHGAQATISIDSRYKIPADAIAHVHSVSAVGEQYLDLVSTGNPGKNLSPGQTITHGTVPAEIGPALDTANRGLAVLPKDKIGSLLDETAQSVGGLGPALQRLVDSTQAIVGDFKTNITDINDIIANSGPVIDSQVKSGDAIERWAHNLNTLAAQSAQQDRHLKSVLSQAAPTADQVNEVFSDVRDSLPQTLANLEVVIDLLKKYHTGVEQVLVFLPQGASIAQTVAAPFPNMAALDLALSINQPPPCLTGFIPASQWRSPADTSMQPLPSGTYCKIPMDTPANSVRGSRNIPCVDVPGKRAASPRECRDPKPYVPAGTNPWYGDPNQLLTCPAPSARCDQPVKPGLVIPAPSVDNGLNPAPSDRVAGTPPPTSDPLSRPGTGTVQCNGQQPNPCVYTPGPPVAVYSPQSGELVGPDGAKYSVENSTKTGDDGWKEMLAPAG; via the coding sequence TTGCTGACCCCCTTCATCCGACGCCAGCTAGTCGCCTTCGGCATCTTGACGGTCATTTCCCTGCTCGTGCTCGGGGTGTATTACCTACAGATCCCGAGCCTGGCCGGCATCGGCCGCTACACCCTGAAGGCCGAGTTACCCGCCTCGGGAGGCCTATACCCCACCGCCAACGTGACCTACCGCGGCATCACCATCGGCAAAGTCACCGACGTCGAACCCACCGAACACGGCGCCCAAGCCACGATAAGCATCGACAGCCGCTACAAAATCCCGGCCGACGCGATCGCCCACGTGCACTCGGTATCAGCAGTCGGTGAACAATACCTAGACCTAGTCTCCACGGGAAACCCCGGCAAAAACCTCTCACCCGGGCAAACCATCACCCACGGCACCGTGCCCGCCGAGATCGGCCCAGCACTAGACACCGCCAACCGCGGACTCGCAGTACTACCCAAAGACAAGATCGGCTCCCTGCTCGACGAAACCGCGCAATCCGTCGGCGGCCTAGGCCCCGCCCTGCAACGACTAGTCGACTCCACCCAAGCCATCGTCGGCGACTTCAAAACCAACATCACCGACATCAACGACATCATCGCGAACTCCGGACCAGTGATCGACAGCCAGGTCAAATCCGGTGACGCCATCGAGCGCTGGGCACACAACCTCAATACGTTGGCCGCACAGTCAGCCCAGCAAGACCGGCATCTGAAAAGCGTGCTGTCGCAGGCGGCACCGACCGCCGATCAAGTCAACGAGGTATTCAGCGACGTCCGGGATTCGCTGCCGCAGACGCTGGCGAATCTCGAGGTGGTGATCGACCTGCTCAAGAAGTACCACACCGGCGTGGAGCAGGTGCTGGTGTTCCTGCCGCAGGGTGCGTCGATCGCGCAGACGGTGGCCGCGCCGTTCCCGAACATGGCCGCCCTGGATCTCGCGCTGTCGATCAACCAGCCACCGCCGTGTCTGACCGGGTTCATTCCGGCGTCACAGTGGCGATCACCGGCCGACACCAGCATGCAGCCGTTGCCCTCGGGCACCTACTGCAAAATCCCGATGGACACCCCCGCCAACAGCGTGCGCGGATCACGCAACATTCCCTGTGTCGATGTCCCGGGCAAGCGCGCGGCCTCGCCGCGGGAATGCCGCGACCCCAAACCCTACGTTCCGGCCGGGACCAACCCCTGGTACGGCGACCCCAACCAACTCCTGACCTGCCCCGCACCGTCGGCGCGCTGCGACCAGCCGGTCAAACCAGGCCTGGTGATCCCGGCACCATCAGTCGACAACGGCCTCAACCCCGCACCCTCCGACCGGGTGGCGGGGACCCCACCGCCCACCAGCGACCCCTTGTCGCGGCCGGGAACCGGAACCGTGCAATGCAATGGCCAACAACCCAACCCGTGTGTCTACACCCCCGGACCGCCCGTGGCCGTCTACAGTCCCCAAAGCGGTGAACTGGTAGGGCCCGACGGAGCCAAATACTCCGTCGAAAACTCGACCAAAACAGGAGACGACGGATGGAAGGAGATGCTGGCACCAGCCGGCTGA
- a CDS encoding virulence factor Mce family protein translates to MRRAPSVLGWIRRRGWQGLVVLVVVLVVSSCGWRGISNVAIPGGPGSGAGSYTVYVQVPDTLAINGNSKVMVADVFVGSIRAIALKNWIATLTLGINKSVKLPKNAIAKIGQTSLLGSQHVELAAPPNPSPQPLRDGDTIPLKNSSAYPTTEQTLASLALILRGGGIPNLEVLQNEVYTIFHGRGEQIRSFLGKLDTFTTQLNQQRDDITHAIDSTNRLLTYVGGRADVLDRVLTDIPPLIKHFADTKQLLINATDAVGRLSAAADHYLAEARGPLHTDLQALQCPLKELGRGAPYLIGALKLILTQPYDIDTVPKMFRGDYINVSLTIDVTYSAIDNAFLTGTGLSGALRALEQSFGRDPETMIPDVRYTPNPNDAPGGPLVERGDRNC, encoded by the coding sequence GTGAGGCGCGCGCCGAGCGTGCTGGGTTGGATCCGGCGGCGGGGTTGGCAGGGGCTGGTGGTGTTGGTGGTCGTGCTGGTGGTCAGCTCGTGCGGTTGGCGGGGGATCTCTAATGTGGCGATTCCGGGTGGTCCGGGTAGTGGGGCGGGCTCCTACACCGTCTATGTGCAGGTGCCCGACACGTTGGCGATCAACGGCAACAGCAAGGTGATGGTCGCTGATGTGTTCGTCGGTTCGATCCGCGCCATCGCGCTCAAGAACTGGATCGCCACCTTGACGCTGGGGATAAACAAGTCCGTCAAGCTCCCGAAGAACGCGATCGCCAAGATCGGCCAGACCAGCCTGTTGGGATCCCAGCATGTGGAGCTAGCCGCCCCACCCAACCCCTCCCCGCAGCCGCTCAGGGACGGCGACACCATTCCGCTGAAGAACTCCTCGGCCTATCCCACCACCGAGCAAACCCTGGCCAGCCTCGCCCTGATCCTGCGCGGCGGCGGCATCCCAAACCTGGAGGTGCTGCAAAACGAGGTCTACACCATCTTTCACGGCCGCGGCGAGCAGATCCGGTCCTTCCTGGGCAAACTAGACACCTTCACCACTCAACTCAATCAACAACGCGACGACATCACCCACGCCATCGACTCCACCAACCGGCTACTGACCTACGTGGGCGGGCGCGCCGACGTCCTGGATCGGGTCCTGACCGACATCCCGCCGCTGATCAAACATTTCGCCGACACCAAACAACTACTCATCAACGCCACCGACGCGGTAGGACGACTCAGCGCAGCCGCCGACCACTACCTGGCGGAGGCGCGTGGGCCCCTGCACACCGACCTGCAAGCCCTGCAATGCCCACTCAAAGAACTCGGCCGCGGCGCGCCATATCTGATCGGCGCACTAAAGCTGATCCTGACCCAGCCCTATGACATCGACACAGTGCCGAAGATGTTCCGCGGCGACTACATCAATGTGTCGCTGACGATCGACGTCACCTATAGCGCGATTGATAATGCGTTTCTTACCGGGACGGGGTTGTCGGGGGCGCTGCGGGCTCTTGAGCAGTCTTTTGGGCGTGATCCCGAGACGATGATCCCCGACGTGCGCTACACCCCTAACCCCAATGACGCCCCGGGCGGGCCGCTGGTGGAAAGGGGGGACCGCAATTGCTGA
- a CDS encoding virulence factor Mce family protein, with protein MSTIFDIRNIRLPKLSRTSVILGTLVIVLALIIGYVGWRLYEKLTNNTVVAYFPAANALYAGDKVQIMGLRVGAIDAIEPAGDTMKVTFHYQNKYKVPANASAVILNPTLVASRAIQLEPAYKGGPVLADNAVIPQERTQVPVEWDQLRNSITNIIAKLGPTPQQPTGPFGEVITSFADGLAGKGKQINTTLNSLSRALTALNEGRGDFFAVVKSLALFVNALHQDDAQFVALNQNLADFTTRLAHSDTALANAIDQLDGLLTTVRPFLNKNREVLTHDVNNLATATNTLLQPDSLNGLETFLHVGPTALANVDQIYHPAHGSAIAIPAINFANPMQFICSSIQAGSRLGYQDSAELCAQYLAPVLDAIKFNYPPFGLNLFSTAEVLPKEVAYSEPRLQPPNGYKDTTVPGIWSPDTPTSHRNTQPGWIVAPGMQGQQVGPITAGLMTPDSLAELMGGPNIAPVQSTLQTPPGPPNAYDENPILPPPPGPEVAPGPVAPTPAPLNAGAGQ; from the coding sequence TTGAGCACCATCTTTGACATCCGCAACATCCGGCTACCCAAGCTGTCCCGCACGTCGGTGATCCTCGGAACCCTGGTCATCGTGCTGGCCCTGATCATCGGCTACGTCGGCTGGCGGCTCTACGAAAAGCTGACCAACAACACGGTGGTGGCCTATTTCCCGGCGGCCAACGCCCTGTATGCCGGAGACAAGGTCCAAATCATGGGCCTACGCGTGGGCGCGATCGATGCGATCGAACCGGCCGGGGACACGATGAAGGTCACCTTCCACTACCAGAACAAATACAAGGTGCCCGCCAACGCCTCAGCGGTGATCCTCAACCCCACCCTGGTGGCCTCACGGGCGATTCAGTTGGAGCCGGCCTATAAGGGTGGGCCGGTGCTGGCCGATAACGCGGTGATTCCCCAGGAGCGCACCCAGGTGCCCGTGGAGTGGGATCAGCTGCGTAACAGCATCACCAACATCATCGCCAAACTCGGCCCCACCCCCCAGCAGCCCACCGGCCCGTTCGGGGAGGTCATCACCTCGTTCGCCGACGGGCTGGCCGGCAAGGGCAAGCAGATCAACACCACCCTCAACAGCCTCTCGCGGGCGCTGACCGCGCTCAACGAGGGCCGCGGCGACTTCTTCGCCGTAGTCAAAAGCCTGGCACTGTTCGTCAACGCGCTGCACCAAGACGACGCGCAGTTCGTCGCCCTCAACCAAAACCTGGCCGATTTCACCACCCGCCTCGCACACTCCGACACCGCCCTGGCCAACGCCATCGACCAGCTCGACGGGCTGCTGACCACGGTGCGCCCGTTCCTGAACAAAAACCGCGAGGTGCTCACCCACGACGTCAACAACCTGGCCACCGCGACAAACACCCTGCTGCAACCCGATTCACTCAACGGGCTGGAGACCTTCCTGCACGTCGGTCCGACGGCCTTAGCGAACGTCGACCAGATCTACCACCCGGCGCACGGTTCCGCCATTGCTATTCCGGCAATCAACTTCGCCAATCCGATGCAGTTCATCTGCAGCTCGATCCAGGCCGGCAGCCGCCTCGGCTACCAAGATTCCGCCGAACTATGCGCCCAATACCTAGCCCCAGTGCTTGACGCGATCAAGTTCAACTATCCGCCGTTCGGGTTGAACCTGTTTTCCACCGCCGAGGTGCTGCCCAAGGAGGTCGCCTACTCCGAGCCGCGCCTACAGCCCCCCAACGGGTACAAAGACACCACCGTGCCCGGGATCTGGAGCCCGGATACGCCGACGTCGCACCGCAACACCCAACCCGGCTGGATCGTCGCCCCGGGCATGCAGGGCCAACAGGTCGGGCCGATCACCGCGGGCCTGATGACGCCAGACTCACTGGCGGAGTTGATGGGCGGACCCAACATCGCACCCGTGCAATCGACCCTGCAAACCCCGCCGGGACCCCCCAACGCCTACGACGAAAACCCCATCCTGCCACCGCCACCGGGGCCGGAGGTGGCCCCGGGTCCCGTCGCTCCCACACCGGCACCGCTTAACGCAGGAGCGGGCCAGTGA
- a CDS encoding virulence factor Mce family protein gives MRTLEPPNRLRIGIMGILVTALVIGVGQSFTSVPMLMAKPAYYGQFTDSGGINTGDKVRIAGVDVGKVEGLKIDGDHIVLKFSIGANTIGTESRLAIKTDTILGKKILEVQPRGSQTLRPGAALPLGQSTTPYQIYDAFFDVTKAAQGWDIDTVKESLHVLSQTIDATYPHLSAALDGVAKFSDTIGKRDEQVTHLLAQANQVASVLGDRSEQIDRALVNAKTLLAAFNERGHAIDALLGNVAAFSEQVKGLINDNPNLNHVLEQLHSLSDILVQRKDDLATGLTEVGKFLPSLNEAIASGPFFKAVLHNLAPGWLVQPFIDAAFKKRGLDPENFWRSAGLPEFRWPDPNGTRFPNGAPPPAPPALEGTPEHPGPAVPPGSPCSYTPAADGLPRPDNPLPCAGAAAGPFGGPGFPAPIDVAGSPNPGGLPPTPGIPIAGRPGEPAPNVVGTPVPLPTQAPPGARTENLAPAGPTPPPSTFAPGLPPGPPAPPGPGEQLPAPFINPGGAGGSGAAGGGSQN, from the coding sequence ATGAGAACACTGGAACCCCCCAATCGGCTGCGCATTGGGATCATGGGCATTCTGGTGACGGCCTTGGTCATCGGCGTGGGTCAAAGCTTCACCAGCGTCCCCATGCTGATGGCCAAGCCGGCCTATTACGGGCAGTTCACCGATTCGGGGGGCATTAACACCGGGGACAAGGTGCGCATCGCCGGGGTGGACGTCGGCAAGGTGGAGGGCCTCAAGATCGACGGCGACCACATCGTGCTGAAGTTCTCCATCGGCGCCAACACAATCGGCACCGAGAGCCGGTTGGCGATCAAGACCGACACCATTTTGGGTAAGAAGATCCTCGAGGTTCAACCGCGCGGTAGCCAGACGTTACGGCCCGGGGCCGCGTTGCCGCTGGGCCAAAGCACCACCCCCTACCAGATTTACGACGCGTTCTTCGACGTCACCAAGGCCGCGCAGGGCTGGGACATCGACACCGTCAAAGAGTCGCTGCACGTGTTGTCGCAGACCATCGATGCGACCTACCCGCACCTGAGCGCCGCGCTCGATGGGGTGGCCAAGTTCTCCGACACCATCGGCAAACGCGACGAGCAGGTCACCCATCTGCTGGCCCAGGCCAACCAGGTGGCCAGCGTGCTGGGCGACCGCAGCGAGCAGATCGACCGGGCGCTGGTCAACGCCAAGACACTGCTGGCCGCCTTCAACGAACGCGGCCACGCCATCGACGCGTTGCTGGGCAACGTCGCCGCGTTCTCCGAACAGGTCAAGGGCTTGATCAACGACAACCCCAACCTCAACCACGTACTCGAACAGCTCCACTCGCTCAGCGACATCCTGGTCCAACGCAAAGACGACTTGGCTACCGGACTCACCGAGGTCGGCAAGTTCCTGCCGTCGCTCAACGAGGCCATCGCGTCGGGCCCGTTCTTCAAGGCGGTGCTGCACAACCTGGCACCGGGTTGGCTTGTGCAGCCGTTCATCGATGCCGCCTTTAAGAAGCGTGGTCTTGACCCGGAGAACTTCTGGCGCAGCGCCGGACTGCCCGAATTCCGGTGGCCCGACCCCAACGGCACCCGGTTCCCCAACGGTGCGCCGCCGCCGGCGCCGCCGGCGCTCGAAGGCACCCCGGAGCATCCCGGGCCGGCCGTCCCACCCGGATCGCCCTGCTCCTACACCCCAGCGGCCGACGGGCTACCCCGGCCCGACAACCCGCTGCCCTGCGCGGGTGCTGCCGCTGGCCCCTTCGGCGGGCCGGGCTTCCCGGCCCCGATCGATGTGGCGGGGTCGCCGAATCCCGGTGGTCTGCCGCCCACACCGGGCATCCCGATCGCCGGGCGCCCAGGTGAACCGGCTCCCAATGTTGTCGGCACCCCGGTGCCGCTCCCCACGCAGGCGCCGCCGGGCGCGCGCACCGAGAACCTGGCGCCGGCCGGACCCACACCGCCGCCATCGACGTTCGCGCCGGGCCTGCCCCCGGGCCCGCCGGCACCACCCGGGCCCGGTGAGCAGCTGCCGGCCCCGTTTATCAACCCCGGCGGTGCGGGAGGCAGCGGCGCGGCGGGAGGGGGTAGCCAGAATTGA